From a single Salvelinus sp. IW2-2015 linkage group LG22, ASM291031v2, whole genome shotgun sequence genomic region:
- the LOC111949579 gene encoding B-cell lymphoma/leukemia 11A-like isoform X2, translating to MSRRKQGSRPQHLSAIQDAPEPSDTAAPSSLEEWGSLPQVRGREESRDLLTCGQCDQAFPLARILAFIQHKQGGCRSRNHDPNTRTPPSPANRTQQRGAVTQVEAGFVELRRVTDRSRGEEHSVKVEPNRTEEPSCFTCQLCECVLPSAWALLQHAQHIHSFSIYQEDGEKDEEEEKTGRGGHQHSKPAATLDPCQLSHTLATAFHPSVLRLPHIFRPRQNRRPASQASSATSSRERQTLNFCLRELADGGNTTAGVLVPSPSPSPPAASSFPQCGPIQVGFPCELCGQGFHSLRSLSAHRRTHACERPYHCGLCDQAFAQSGQLARHMRSHRGETGGGYEGVEVGLVGEDEGGRQGMRERFVMQGAGERVLSGGPGERETSELDISQSKPHSPGSGLILLSSQPGGPDMSLLRLFQPQGELADDEVEGQEEPQHASPCASPSEGSLESGETGGSGESGIASGNCTPKRPEREDRAPVGWESERDGEMADGEKEWLAGGSSEVVQEWQRESERRGGGNGVIGSNGGNNDGGSGKKKKEEACEYCGKQFRNSSNLTVHRRSHTGERPYQCGLCSYACAQSSKLTRHMKTHGAHGARAPFLCQLCGVPFTVYATLEKHLKKVHGLSHASVGTYTQASAADVNWALIQMDDRVVIKMEEDEASTDQTENNMAAMEEMGLEAEEENQKGEVDGTVSPAVVEDSVGELPTEGSADVGLA from the exons ATGTCCAGACGCAAACAAGGCAGCCGACCGCAACACCTGAGTGCAATTCAAG ATGCCCCTGAGCCCTCGGACACTGCCGCTCCTTCGTCATTAGAGGAGTGGGGGTCCCTTCCCCAGGTCCGGGGTCGTGAGGAGAGTCGTGACCTGCTGACCTGTGGGCAGTGCGATCAGGCCTTCCCTCTCGCCCGCATCCTGGCCTTCATCCAGCACAAACAGGGGGGCTGCCGCTCCCGGAATCACGACCCCAACACTCgcacccctccctccccagccAACCGGACACAGCAACGCGGCGCTGTCACTCAGGTAGAGGCTGGGTTCGTGGAGCTGAGGAGAGTGACGGACAGGTCCAGAGGGGAGGAGCATAGTGTGAAGGTGGAGCCTAACAGAACAG AAGAGCCATCCTGCTTTACCTGccagctgtgtgagtgtgtgttgcccTCTGCCTGGGCCCTGCTCCAACACGCCCAGCACATACACTCCTTTAGTATCTACCAGGAGGACGgggagaaggatgaggaggaggagaagacggGAAGAGGGGGTCACCAGCACTCCAAACCTGCAGCCACCCTGGATCCCTGTCAACTGAGCCACACCCTCGCCACCGCCTTCCACCCTTCCGTTCTGCGTCTGCCCCACATCTTCCGTCCACGGCAGAACCGCAGGCCAGCTTCTCAGGCCAGCTCCGCCACTTCCTCCAGAGAACGACAGACCCTCAACTtctgtctgagagagctggctgatgGCGGTAACACCACCGCTGGTGTTCTGGTCCCCTCTCCGTCGCCGTCCCCCCCGGCCGCCTCTTCCTTCCCCCAGTGCGGGCCCATCCAGGTGGGGTTTCCCTGTGAGCTGTGTGGCCAGGGCTTCCATTCCCTACGAAGCCTTTCAGCCCACCGGAGGACCCACGCATGTGAGCGGCCCTACCACTGTGGCTTGTGTGACCAGGCCTTTGCCCAGAGTGGTCAGCTGGCTCGCCACATGAGGAGTCACCgcggagagacaggagggggctacgagggggtggaggtggggctggtaggggaggatgaggggggtcggcaggggatgagagagaggtttGTAATGcagggggcaggagagagggtGTTGAGTGGAGGACCAGGGGAGAGGGAGACCTCTGAGTTGGACATATCCCAGTCCAAGCCTCACTCCCCAGGCTCTGGACTGATCCTGCTCTCTTCCCAGCCTGGAGGTCCAGACATGAGCCTGCTCAGGCTGTTCCAACCCCAGGGAGAGTTGGCGGACGATGAGGTGGAGGGACAAGAGGAGCCCCAGCACGCGTCCCCCTGCGCCAGCCCCTCAGAGGGGTCACTGGAAAGCGGAGAGACTGGGGGCAGTGGGGAGAGTGGCATTGCCAGCGGAAACTGCACCCCCAAACGgccggagagggaggacagggctCCGGTAGGGTGGGAGAGCGAGCGGGACGGAGAGATGgcggatggagagaaggagtggCTTGCAGGCGGGAGCAGCGAGGTGGTCCAGGAGTGGCAGAGGGAGAGCgaacggagaggaggaggaaacggCGTCATCGGCAGTAACGGTGGTAACAACGACGGGGGGtcagggaagaagaagaaggaggaggccTGTGAGTACTGTGGGAAACAGTTCCGGAACAGCAGCAACCTGACGGTGCACCGGCGCAGCCACACGGGAGAACGGCCCTACCAGTGTGGCCTGTGCAGCTACGCATGCGCCCAGAGCTCCAAGCTCACACGCCACATGAAGACCCACGGCGCCCACGGGGCCCGCGCCCCGTTCCTGTGCCAGCTGTGCGGGGTGCCCTTCACTGTGTACGCCACCCTGGAGAAACACCTGAAGAAGGTGCACGGGCTGAGCCATGCCAGCGTCGGGACCTACACCCAGGCCAGTGCAGCTGATGTCAACTGGGCCCTTATCCAAATGGATGACAGGGTGGTCATCAAGATGGAGGAGGATGAAGCCAGTACGGACCAGACagaaaacaacatggctgccatgGAGGAGATGGGATTGGAGGCGGAGGAGGAGAACCAGAAAGGGGAGGTGGATGGTACTGTCAGCCCAGCTGTAGTGGAGGATAGTGTGGGTGAGCTTCCTACTGAAGGCAGTGCGGACGTGGGCTTGGCGTAA
- the LOC111949579 gene encoding B-cell lymphoma/leukemia 11A-like isoform X1, translating into MSRRKQGSRPQHLSAIQDAPEPSDTAAPSSLEEWGSLPQVRGREESRDLLTCGQCDQAFPLARILAFIQHKQGGCRSRNHDPNTRTPPSPANRTQQRGAVTQVEAGFVELRRVTDRSRGEEHSVKVEPNRTAEEPSCFTCQLCECVLPSAWALLQHAQHIHSFSIYQEDGEKDEEEEKTGRGGHQHSKPAATLDPCQLSHTLATAFHPSVLRLPHIFRPRQNRRPASQASSATSSRERQTLNFCLRELADGGNTTAGVLVPSPSPSPPAASSFPQCGPIQVGFPCELCGQGFHSLRSLSAHRRTHACERPYHCGLCDQAFAQSGQLARHMRSHRGETGGGYEGVEVGLVGEDEGGRQGMRERFVMQGAGERVLSGGPGERETSELDISQSKPHSPGSGLILLSSQPGGPDMSLLRLFQPQGELADDEVEGQEEPQHASPCASPSEGSLESGETGGSGESGIASGNCTPKRPEREDRAPVGWESERDGEMADGEKEWLAGGSSEVVQEWQRESERRGGGNGVIGSNGGNNDGGSGKKKKEEACEYCGKQFRNSSNLTVHRRSHTGERPYQCGLCSYACAQSSKLTRHMKTHGAHGARAPFLCQLCGVPFTVYATLEKHLKKVHGLSHASVGTYTQASAADVNWALIQMDDRVVIKMEEDEASTDQTENNMAAMEEMGLEAEEENQKGEVDGTVSPAVVEDSVGELPTEGSADVGLA; encoded by the exons ATGTCCAGACGCAAACAAGGCAGCCGACCGCAACACCTGAGTGCAATTCAAG ATGCCCCTGAGCCCTCGGACACTGCCGCTCCTTCGTCATTAGAGGAGTGGGGGTCCCTTCCCCAGGTCCGGGGTCGTGAGGAGAGTCGTGACCTGCTGACCTGTGGGCAGTGCGATCAGGCCTTCCCTCTCGCCCGCATCCTGGCCTTCATCCAGCACAAACAGGGGGGCTGCCGCTCCCGGAATCACGACCCCAACACTCgcacccctccctccccagccAACCGGACACAGCAACGCGGCGCTGTCACTCAGGTAGAGGCTGGGTTCGTGGAGCTGAGGAGAGTGACGGACAGGTCCAGAGGGGAGGAGCATAGTGTGAAGGTGGAGCCTAACAGAACAG CAGAAGAGCCATCCTGCTTTACCTGccagctgtgtgagtgtgtgttgcccTCTGCCTGGGCCCTGCTCCAACACGCCCAGCACATACACTCCTTTAGTATCTACCAGGAGGACGgggagaaggatgaggaggaggagaagacggGAAGAGGGGGTCACCAGCACTCCAAACCTGCAGCCACCCTGGATCCCTGTCAACTGAGCCACACCCTCGCCACCGCCTTCCACCCTTCCGTTCTGCGTCTGCCCCACATCTTCCGTCCACGGCAGAACCGCAGGCCAGCTTCTCAGGCCAGCTCCGCCACTTCCTCCAGAGAACGACAGACCCTCAACTtctgtctgagagagctggctgatgGCGGTAACACCACCGCTGGTGTTCTGGTCCCCTCTCCGTCGCCGTCCCCCCCGGCCGCCTCTTCCTTCCCCCAGTGCGGGCCCATCCAGGTGGGGTTTCCCTGTGAGCTGTGTGGCCAGGGCTTCCATTCCCTACGAAGCCTTTCAGCCCACCGGAGGACCCACGCATGTGAGCGGCCCTACCACTGTGGCTTGTGTGACCAGGCCTTTGCCCAGAGTGGTCAGCTGGCTCGCCACATGAGGAGTCACCgcggagagacaggagggggctacgagggggtggaggtggggctggtaggggaggatgaggggggtcggcaggggatgagagagaggtttGTAATGcagggggcaggagagagggtGTTGAGTGGAGGACCAGGGGAGAGGGAGACCTCTGAGTTGGACATATCCCAGTCCAAGCCTCACTCCCCAGGCTCTGGACTGATCCTGCTCTCTTCCCAGCCTGGAGGTCCAGACATGAGCCTGCTCAGGCTGTTCCAACCCCAGGGAGAGTTGGCGGACGATGAGGTGGAGGGACAAGAGGAGCCCCAGCACGCGTCCCCCTGCGCCAGCCCCTCAGAGGGGTCACTGGAAAGCGGAGAGACTGGGGGCAGTGGGGAGAGTGGCATTGCCAGCGGAAACTGCACCCCCAAACGgccggagagggaggacagggctCCGGTAGGGTGGGAGAGCGAGCGGGACGGAGAGATGgcggatggagagaaggagtggCTTGCAGGCGGGAGCAGCGAGGTGGTCCAGGAGTGGCAGAGGGAGAGCgaacggagaggaggaggaaacggCGTCATCGGCAGTAACGGTGGTAACAACGACGGGGGGtcagggaagaagaagaaggaggaggccTGTGAGTACTGTGGGAAACAGTTCCGGAACAGCAGCAACCTGACGGTGCACCGGCGCAGCCACACGGGAGAACGGCCCTACCAGTGTGGCCTGTGCAGCTACGCATGCGCCCAGAGCTCCAAGCTCACACGCCACATGAAGACCCACGGCGCCCACGGGGCCCGCGCCCCGTTCCTGTGCCAGCTGTGCGGGGTGCCCTTCACTGTGTACGCCACCCTGGAGAAACACCTGAAGAAGGTGCACGGGCTGAGCCATGCCAGCGTCGGGACCTACACCCAGGCCAGTGCAGCTGATGTCAACTGGGCCCTTATCCAAATGGATGACAGGGTGGTCATCAAGATGGAGGAGGATGAAGCCAGTACGGACCAGACagaaaacaacatggctgccatgGAGGAGATGGGATTGGAGGCGGAGGAGGAGAACCAGAAAGGGGAGGTGGATGGTACTGTCAGCCCAGCTGTAGTGGAGGATAGTGTGGGTGAGCTTCCTACTGAAGGCAGTGCGGACGTGGGCTTGGCGTAA